The following are from one region of the Hydrogenophaga sp. BPS33 genome:
- a CDS encoding IS4 family transposase yields the protein MHIGKTLFSQIMEFVPWTSFARIVQRHGGNSGVRALSCAEQFRAMAFAQLTWRESLRDIEASLSANAGKLYAMGFRSAVKRSTLADANESRDWRIWSDLAALLIRRARKLYANDALGVDLDNTVYALDSSTIDLCLSLFDWAPFRSTKAAIKLHTLLDLRGAIPAFIHISDGKLHDVNVLDMLSFEAGAFYVMDRGYVDFARLYALHQAGAFFVTRAKSPMDARRVYSAPTDRSTGVISDQQVMLNGHYSAKKYPEHLRRVRFKDPESGKTLIFLTNNTALPALTIAALYKSRWRVELFFKWIKQHLRIKKFLGNSENAVKTQVWCAVATYVLIAIVKKELQLDVSLYTCLQILSVSVFEKTEISCALQADASQTDMPDAVNQLNLFDF from the coding sequence GTGCACATCGGCAAGACCTTGTTTTCTCAGATCATGGAGTTCGTCCCATGGACCAGCTTCGCGCGCATCGTGCAGCGCCATGGAGGCAACTCGGGTGTGCGAGCGCTGTCGTGCGCCGAGCAGTTCCGGGCGATGGCCTTCGCGCAGCTGACTTGGCGAGAGAGTCTGCGCGACATCGAGGCCAGCTTGTCGGCCAATGCCGGCAAGCTGTATGCGATGGGGTTTCGCTCGGCGGTCAAGCGCTCCACGCTGGCCGACGCCAACGAATCGCGCGACTGGCGCATCTGGTCGGACCTGGCTGCCTTGCTGATCCGGCGCGCACGCAAGCTGTACGCGAACGATGCGCTCGGCGTCGACTTGGACAACACGGTCTATGCGCTGGACTCCAGCACCATCGATCTGTGCTTGAGCCTGTTCGACTGGGCACCGTTTCGATCGACCAAGGCGGCCATCAAGCTGCACACGCTGCTGGATCTGCGCGGCGCTATCCCGGCCTTCATCCACATCAGCGATGGCAAGCTGCACGACGTGAACGTGCTGGACATGCTGAGTTTCGAGGCCGGTGCGTTCTACGTGATGGATCGCGGCTATGTGGACTTCGCACGGCTGTATGCGCTGCACCAGGCTGGCGCCTTCTTCGTTACGCGCGCGAAGTCGCCGATGGATGCCAGACGTGTCTACTCGGCACCCACCGACCGCAGCACTGGCGTCATCAGCGACCAGCAGGTCATGCTCAACGGTCACTACTCGGCCAAGAAGTATCCCGAGCATTTGCGGCGTGTGCGATTCAAGGATCCCGAGTCCGGCAAAACACTGATCTTCCTGACCAACAACACGGCGCTGCCGGCGCTGACGATCGCCGCGCTGTACAAGAGCCGCTGGCGAGTCGAGCTGTTCTTCAAATGGATCAAGCAGCATCTGCGCATCAAGAAGTTTCTCGGCAACAGCGAGAACGCCGTGAAGACGCAGGTGTGGTGTGCCGTGGCCACCTACGTGCTCATTGCCATCGTCAAGAAGGAGCTTCAACTCGATGTCTCGCTTTACACATGTCTACAGATCTTGTCGGTGTCGGTCTTCGAGAAAACCGAGATTTCATGCGCCTTGCAGGCCGACGCGTCCCAGACCGATATGCCCGACGCCGTTAACCAATTGAATTTGTTCGACTTTTAA